A stretch of the Salvelinus fontinalis isolate EN_2023a chromosome 22, ASM2944872v1, whole genome shotgun sequence genome encodes the following:
- the LOC129820261 gene encoding RNA-binding protein 43-like → MEGTPVEVLGVPTDILASVRMVDKLTIHFQRPGNGGGEVKRVQFPSYSPGQAFVIFEDPEVAARVLQQTHVLEVDGQHFPLKIRKANRPEVDMPVKANLDVSMFSKDSEEVIQPVNEIPHGQLPMQGFIQKFSAVEAQMQHVLPQDTNTLRHSSPSPSSLNSHASGAISKSSIRCNPFPSPQATGYVEDNLTHMRNLSLKPLEPISQTPSCSEVFFITDADVLRYALCVRKKDIDSILGGHTTQMDVKPAEGSDLRYVFLDGKNPERVMEKLQVFLTKLHLRLRTQEIPLWTLDRDRQVRIHQLVQKYNIIYPTVLVNQVGDLLRLVGPSKESYEMKQRLLGKPIDLLPAGLTGRVLDRSTHGAPIPWPPGPVPDPVSAPAPDY, encoded by the exons ATGGAGGGAACACCCGTGGAGGTTCTTGGCGTCCCCACTGATATCCTTGCCTCTGTTAGAATGGTTGACAAGCTCACAATACACTTCCAACGACCAGGGaacgggggaggagaggtgaagagagtaCAGTTTCCATCCTACAGCCCAGGACAGGCCTTTGTCATATTTGAGGATCCAGAAG TGGCTGCACGTGTTTTGCAGCAGACCCATGTCTTAGAAGTGGATGGACAACACTTTCCTCTTAAAATCAGGAAAGCTAATAGGCCTGAG GTGGACATGCCAGTCAAGGCCAATCTGGATGTGAGCATGTTCTCCAAGGACAGCGAGGAGGTGATCCAGCCTGTGAACGAGATTCCTCATGGTCAGCTACCCATGCAGGGCTTCATCCAGAAGTTCAGTGCAGTGGAGGCTCAAATGCAGCATGTCTTACCCCAGGACACTAACACCCTGCGCCACAGCAGCCCTTCGCCATCCAGTCTCAATAGCCATGCCTCTGGGGCCATTTCCAAATCCTCAATCCGCTGCAACCCATTTCCCAGCCCACAAGCAACAGGGTATGTTGAGGACAACTTGACCCATATGAGGAACCTATCCCTCAAGCCATTGGAACCCATCTCCCAGACCCCATCTTGCAGTGAGGTCTTCTTCATAACGGACGCAGATGTGCTCCGTTATGCCCTGTGCGTCAGGAAAAAGGACATTGATTCCATTCTTGGAGGTCACACAACTCAAATGGATGTTAAGCCAGCTGAAGGTTCCGACCTCCGCTATGTTTTCCTTGACGGGAAGAATCCAGAGAGGGTTATGGAAAAGCTGCAAGTTTTTCTCACCAAGCTTCATTTAAGACTACGAACtcaagaaatcccactatggaCACTCGATCGCGACCGACAGGTTAGAATTCACCAACTGGTTCAGAAGTATAATATAATTTATCCTACTGTCCTCGTCAATCAGGTTGGAGATCTCCTCCGCCTTGTAGGACCTTCCAAGGAAAGTTATGAGATGAAGCAGAGGCTCCTGGGAAAACCCATAGACCTGCTACCAGCTGGGCTAACAGGGAGGGTACTGGACAGGAGTACCCATGGTGCTCCCATCCCATGGCCTCCTGGCCCAGTACCTGACCCTGTGTCTGCACCTGCACCAGATTACTag